The sequence CCCGCCTGCGCGGCATCAAGGGGCGACTGTGGCTCGCCATCGCCATTCAGGCCGTGCTGTTCGGCCTGCCGCATGCCTACCAAGGCTGGGGCGGCGTGATCGTTACGACCGTGGTCGGCGTCTATTTCGGGTGGCTGCGCACCCGCACCGGGTGGAATCTGTGGCCGTTGATCCTTGGTCATGGCTTGGTCGATTCGTCCATGATGATAGCCGGCTATGCTGCTCGCCACGGCTTGCTACCGCTCTGACCAACCAAGGGGCTGGCCCGTTGGGCAGCAGCAGACCGACCCTCGTCGAGCCAAGGTGGCCGAATTCTGGCCAACCCGCTAAACCTATTGCCACCATGCAAAACCGCAGTCGCACAACATTCTTCGGAGCCATCGCGCTGGTCGCATCGATCGCGGCCGTCCAAGCCAGTGCTGCGCGTGAGCGCAAGCCGATCGACCCCGCTTACAAGATGCCGCCGCTGGCCCCCGCGGTGATTGACGACAACCTGGACATCGGCGGCGAGGAGATTGCCGCGCGCAAGCTGCGCTCGCGCCTGACGGTGGAGGTCGGAGTTAACGGCACTGGACCTTACCGCTTCGTGGTCGATAGCGGGGCAGATAGTTCGGTGATCGGCTCACGCCTTGCGTCCGCGCTGCGCCTGCCGCCAGGCCGACCTGCGCTGCTCAACGGCATTACCGAGAGCCGCCGGGTCGAGCGGGTGCTGGTTGATGCACTGCAATTGGGGCCTTCGGCGTTCAGAGATCTCGAACTACCGAGGCTTGATGAGCGTGACATCGGCGCGACGGGCATGATCGGGCTCGATGCGCTGGTCGAGCAGCGGCTGATGCTTGATTTCGAGAAACGCAAGATCAGCGTCGACGATGCCAAGAAGCCGGCTCCGCGGATGGATGGCGAGATTGTCGTCACAGCGCGGTTGAAGCGCGGACAGTTGATTCTAACCCAAGTCAGCGCCAACCGCCTGCCGCTTGATGCCGTGGTTGATACCGGCTCCGAGATCACGATCGGCAACATGGCGCTGCGCAACCAGATCGTCCGGCGGCATCAGGCTGTGCTCGAACCGATCGAGGTGATCGGGGTGACTGGCAAGGCGATCAAGCTGGAAATGGCGACAGTGCGGGAGCTGCGCGTTGGCGGCGTGATCATGAACAACGTGCCAGTCGCCTTCGCCGACGTGCCGCCGTTCGAAGTCTTCGGGCTGGAGGCGAAGCCCGCGCTGCTGCTGGGTACCGACCTGATGGAAAACTTCCGCAAGATCAGCTTGGACTTCAAGGCCCGAAAAGTCCGCTTTCAGCTGCGCAGCTGCGCGGCGCAGGGCATCATGATCAACACACAGCGCGGCAACAGCCGGATCGGCGCGGAAAAAGGCAATGCGGCGGTCTGCAGCCGCTAGGCAGCGGCAGACGAAGGCGACTTACTTCACCAGTTCGACGTGCTCGAAGTCAAGTTCGACCGGGGTGGCGCGGCCGAAGATCGAGACCGAGACCTTGACGCGGTTCTTGTCGAAATCGAGTTCTTCCACCACGCCGGTGAACGAGTTGAACGGGCCGTCGAGCACCTTGACCGAATCGCCGATTTCGTAAT comes from Novosphingobium ginsenosidimutans and encodes:
- a CDS encoding aspartyl protease family protein, with translation MQNRSRTTFFGAIALVASIAAVQASAARERKPIDPAYKMPPLAPAVIDDNLDIGGEEIAARKLRSRLTVEVGVNGTGPYRFVVDSGADSSVIGSRLASALRLPPGRPALLNGITESRRVERVLVDALQLGPSAFRDLELPRLDERDIGATGMIGLDALVEQRLMLDFEKRKISVDDAKKPAPRMDGEIVVTARLKRGQLILTQVSANRLPLDAVVDTGSEITIGNMALRNQIVRRHQAVLEPIEVIGVTGKAIKLEMATVRELRVGGVIMNNVPVAFADVPPFEVFGLEAKPALLLGTDLMENFRKISLDFKARKVRFQLRSCAAQGIMINTQRGNSRIGAEKGNAAVCSR